TTAGAGAGCGGAACACCATGGGAACGATAGCGTATTCCAGCGTATTCAGGGGATGCCGCAGAACAGTTCCGAACGAGCGAAGAAAGCCTCTGACCCTCATGGCCTCTTTGACCTCACCGAACTCATGAACGACCGTAGGGGCAAAACGCAGCATGACCACCAGCACCAGCATGGCCTTTGTGGGCAACGGCAATTTCCGCAGACTGGCAGTAAGCTTGCCGGAGGGAATCCGAAACAGCAGATAAACTGGCATGGCCGGTAGAATCAGCTTATAGATTATGCTTAGCAAAAGCGGAGATGGAAAAGATATCCCATACTTTATTTCAGTGTACAATCCAAAGATGGCTGTCAAATAGACCAGGAAACAGCAAATTCCCTGCTTGACTAAACCAAAAAAGCAGAGAATTAGAAGCAGGCAAAAAGTAAAAATTGCATGGGCCAACAAATCTGTGGTTAAAAAGCTGACAAGGCAGGAGCAGACGGTCAAAAACAAGACCGTCCGTCCATCTACCCGTTCAATTTGTTTATGAGTCGCTCCAGCCCTGCTCATCCCACAATACCGGATTTTTTAAAATGCTTCCGCAGCAGTCTTTGACCGAACAACGTACCCAGAATAGTGAGGATTGCTGTAATGGCTGCACCCAACAGCATCAGAGCCGGGCTGGTAACCATAGAGATCTGCATGTTCAGTGTTTCTGCCGTAAATCCACTTTCCACAGCCATTGCCGAATAGCTGTCCCAGGCCCACCAGAGAGGAACTGCGCAGCCGACAAAGTTGCCCACACAGTTGATCGTCCAGCCAATCCTTGTGCGGATAGGATTGCGATATGTATCCTTGCCAATCATAGAGGCTTCTGCAAGTGCGCCTACCACAAGAAAATACGGGAGCAAGAACATATATCCCATAACACCTTGAATCAGCCCATAGATACCTGCCCACGCAAAAATCAGACCGTGTTTATTAACCCGATAGGAAGCAACTAAGAAAAAAATCGCACAAATAAAGCCATCAATACCAGCCGCGCCATAAAGATAGACAAGCGGAAAAGGAAGCGTGAAGGAGCCGACTACCATCATAATGCTAAAACAAATTACCATCATGGCGGCAATTGTCATAATATCTCGGATTCCAAATTTTTTCTTTTGATTTTGAACAGCGCTTTCCATATGGATCAATCCTCCCATAATGTGAAAATAAAATATGAACCGCATGAGTTAGAAGTGACTAACTCACATGGCTCATTATACAGTAGTTAATTATGTTTCTCTACTCCATTTCATAAAAGATAAATAAAAAAATAGCCCAAAAACTAAATGGACTTTTTCTGCGACCGATAAGCCCGCGGTAATATCCTAAAAACATCTTGAAATGCTCTGGCAAATTTACTTGCGTTGCTGTATCCCAAAGAGAGCGCGATCTGATTGATTGATTCGGAGCTCTCGCAGAGTTGGACCGCCGCACTGTTCATTTTATAGCGCTTTAGATAGGCATAGGGGCTGCGTCCATAGATTTGCTTGAAAATAGCTTGGAATGTAACTGTACTAATATGCTCTCCACGGAGCATTTTTTCCAATGGTATATTACTGCTTAAATCATCTAGCATTATCCGACGAACACGTTTCACGATATCAATATGTTCTCTGGAATAATAGGTGGCAGCTACCCTGTCCCCTTTCCAAAGTTTGCCGGCATGATACAGTAATTCCAGCGCCTTGATACGGAAGTATTCAACAGGCTCATTGCCTTTAGCCGCATAAAGCTCATTAAAAATATGGAGCATGGTAGACGGCGTTTTACAAATGTACCATTGTCTTTCTAAATCCAAGTCATATTCTAAAGCTGAAAGGTCAATCTGGTACGGAGCAAGCTGACTGATCGTCTCGTCTGTTAGGGCATCCCGATCAATGATTAAACTCAGGCCAGTGCAATACTCAAAAGGAAATGAGTATCGGGCCGGCATATTCATAAGCGCATTAATACAGAATTCATCCTGCTGAAGATGAAACACTTTTTGTCCGTCAAATTCAAATTCTATACGGCCTTCCTGATAATGACGAAGTTCCAGGATATTTCTCACTTCAGATGGCTCATCAAAAGTGTCGGCGCAATTGAAGTCCATAAAAATTAAGTTAATACCCGGAAACAGGGCATAATCATGTAGCATTCCCGTACCGTTGCATTGATAGGAGATGACAGAACATCCGAAGTGCTGTTTCAATAATTTGACCCCTTTACCATACCAATCTGGACAAAATCCTGTTTTGTTCAAGTAGATCACCCCCTACATAAAACTCGTAGTTTCGGGGCTGAAAGCCCAGGAACCGCAGCATTTTATCGTTAATGTACTCCCTTGCAATCAACAAAGATGTCACCAACTGTATGTATTTTAGATGGATCCTTCCTCAAAAACATGGCATAATAAATGCCGGTATCCGGTTTCCCCTTTAAAAGTGCCTTAACTGTGTATGCGGAATTATCTAACTGATATCACTGCTGTAAGCACTATGCACATCTGAGTTCACATTGCCTAGTATTCTTTTCTGAATTCTCCGAAGCGTATCAAGGCGGCTTGTTTTTCACGGTGCCCTCATGCTCCAGCCCGCCGATTGCTGCTGCAGGTTCCACAGCCGATTATACAACCTCTGTTTTGCCAGCAGGTTTTCATGCACCCCTTGCTCCGCTACCTTTCCGTTTTCCAAAACGATGATCTTGTCTACTCCTTTGACGGTTTTTAAGCGGTGGGCTTGGTATCACCTTCCTCTTTCACATTTAATACCTCCTAAACCTTGACCCCGATAATGATTTTCATTATCATATTATAATAATACTCCATTTTTACTCCGGTCTTCTATGCCAAAAAGAATTAGTTTTATGCCAAAAAGTATTTAGCAAAATAGTTTCATAGAAATCATGAGAAAGGAAGTACATGTATTGACTAAATCAAGAGCAGATAAAGAAGCAGCGTTTTGGGACAGATTTGCAAAGTATTATGACCGTTTTATGAGCCATATTTATCAAGGCCAATATAAAGACATATTGAAAATGATAGATGATGAACTTGGTAAGGATAAGATGGTTTTAGAAATTGGAACAGGCACCGGGAAAATTGCAATTGATATTTCCCCAAAGGCTAAAAAAGTTATAGCATGTGACCTATCCCCGCATATGATTAAATTGGCTGAAGAAAAAGCCCACGCAAAACAGATAAACAACATAGCCTTCTCAGTGCAGGATGCTTATTATCTTGACTTTCCCGACAATTCCTTTGATGTGGTTGTAGCCTGTAATATGCTGCATGTTGTCCAGCAACCGGGGAAAGTTCTATCCTCCATAAAAAGAGTATTAAAACAGGACGGGGTTGTTGTAGTCCCGACATATTGTCACGGACAAAATTTCTCAAGCCGCACGGTTTCAAAAACCATGGGTATCGTTGGTTTCAGGGCGTACAGCCGGTGGTCGGCAGATTCTTTGCAGGCTTTTTTAGAAGATCAGGGATACATTGTAATAAAAAATTTCTTATTAAAGTCAACACCGCCTCTGCTGTATATCGTTTGCAAAAAGATTTGATCATTTAATGGAGTTCAAGTGATACGTAATCATAATGCTAAAAGAGAAAAGACACTAATTTCTAATAATAATCATTCTCATGCTGATTATTTTTATTTTCTCTGCTCCTGTGCTTTTGCTGTTCAGCTCCGGTGCAAAGGTTCTGCAAATTGCTGAAAAAGCCCCGCTCAGCAACACAGCGGCGTTTTTTACCTTTGAATTCCAGTTTGCATACTCCACACTGTATCTGACATTAGCCAGGGCAATAGGCGGCGGATTTCTAAGCATCAGCCGTCAGGGTATATTCTTTATTGCCACTTATATTGATTAAGGGGTAATGCCATTTTCACTTTAACACTGCCGGATCAATCTCCGGACATTTCTCTACTCTGTAATACTTGAAGTCGCACATATCATCTCCATACGCAAGAGTCTTTGTGCGAATAAATTTCAATCCTCTGAGGTATTCCGCCGAGATATAATCGGTTGCGCACAATATTCGACAGATTTCGGGACATCCCTGTTTTTCGAGCCATAACAGTGCGCCGCACTGCACGCAGTTCTGTCCCATGAAAAAATCTTCAGCCGGGAAATTAAACAGCCAGCCGTGCGGTTCTTTTACGTCAAACTGTTTCGTGAACAATCTGATGATAAATTTAGGGAAACGGAACATGTTTCGCGATAAAAATTTCATCACGCCCGACGACTCGACCTCTTTTCTGAATTGATCGCATACGATATCCGCAAGCGCCGCATATGCCCTCTCACGATCAAAACCCATCTGTTTCTGAAGCGCACGGTACTGGGAAATCATAAAGGGTACCGCGTGAAAGAACATTGCATTTACCGATTTCTTATAAACCGGAAGATCAATCATGACCGATTCAAGTTCGGCAAGGGATGCAGCGTAAAACCGGGCATAACAGTCCCTTCCCACATGATGTATCGCGGTTTCACGTGTCCATTGCATATAGATCTTCCATGTGCCTACCAGTTTAGCCTCTTTTTTCACGCTCAACCTTCTCCCCTTCCCTCATATGTTTCGCAAATACCGAACCTGCAATCTCATTTTCACTCTCCCAATGGTATCTCTCCCTCGCCGATGTCCCAAAAACGGGGAATCAGTTAAGCAATGGTTGTCTTTCCCTCCCCCGAAGGTCCGACCGGGGCTGTAACGCTATTCCCCTTTGATTATCTATCTGCACACTGCTTCTCCGGGGATTTATAAGCGCTTTCACCAAATTGCGTCAAGTACTGTTGCGGGCAGTGACCATGCCGCATACATAGTCGGCAGAACAAGCAACGTCAAACACTGTAGCACCAAACAGACACCAATAATAGCTACGGCCATCGGCCTGAAGTATACGTTAAAAACCAACCTTTTTGTCGAGCTGATCTTTTCTTCATATGTGTATCCATCACCGGTAATAGCGTATATACAACCGAATACGTCATCAAAACAATCGTTGAAATAAGGTTCCACCACACCTTCCGGCAGACTTCCTTTAATATCGTTAACCATAGTTTACCGGCGTACTTTTTGAGGCTCGAAGCCTATTTAACGCTGCAAATTCTCTAATAATGAGAAAAATACTCAATATAATAGTAAGTAAATCTCCCAGCGGCATGGCAATCCAGGCCCCTGTCTCACCCATAAACTTTGGCAAAAGCAATACAATTGGAATAAAAAACAATACCTGTCTTCCCATAACCAATATGGCAGCTTTGCTGCCTTTCCCCAACGCCTGAAAAAAGACAATGCCTATGGCCATGAACCCATATAGAAGAAATATGCCCAGAAAAATTCTGAACCTGCCTATACCTAATTGAGCTAAAGATGCATCTGTTATAAACCAGCTTAAAATAAATTCAGGGAACAACATAAAGCCAAGCCATAACACACTTGCAATACCTGTAGCTATTCCGGTAAATGATAAGAATGCCGTCTTTACGCGGTCAAATCTTCCGGCTCCATAGTTTGCACCTATAATTGGCTGTACCCCTTGAGCGATACCCCATAGTGCTATAAACGCAAACATCATCACTCTATAAGAGGCGCCCATTATAATAACACTATTGCTTCCACCGTAATAAGACAATACCTTAAACATCAAAGACATCTGAATTGCAGGCATTATTTGCATTACCATCCCTGAAAATCCAACATTTAATATCTTGGGCATAATATCAAACGACATTTTAAAGCTCTGCTTTGATATTTTAATAACACTTTTGCCTGACTGAAAGTATGCAACATCTCCTATTACAACAAAAAATTGGGCAATGATTGTTGCTAATGCCGCACCTTCTATTCCCATTTCAAATACTTTGATAAGAATCGGAACTAAAATAATATTAATGAGCACGCCGGAAATAATAATTTTCATGGCCCTTTTCATTCGACCTTCACCACGAATTAGAAAGTTTAATGCAGGACCCAATGCTTCAAAGACAAAGCCTAAAGATATTATTTTTAAATACCTTGTCCCCAGATCCAATATTTCTCCCTCCGCGCCCATAAACTCGAGCATTGGACCTGCGAAATTATAAACTATGACGGTCAATAATATCGATAACGCCGAAGTGCCGATCAACACATTACCAAATAGCTTATTTATAGTTTTCTGATCTTTTTCGCCTATCGCTCTCGATAAAACCGACACCGCTCCCATAGCAAACAACATCGCACAAGCCATATTTAAAAGAGTTATATTATATGCCAAAACTATGGCGCCAACACCTTCCGCAGAGATAAGCTGACCAACAAATATGGCATCTACCATATTGTATAAGCCTACCGCCAGCATACCGACCATAGCCGGTATACCTAACTTCATAAAAAGTCTGCCCATGCTCATTTCCAGTAAATCTTTTCTGTTATCACTCATAATTTTATTTCCTCCATAAATTTTTCCGCTTGCATGCTTCCCTTCATTTGAAGCAAAGCATCATTAGCCATCCGGCTTCTTGCCTTTATGTGCTTTGGCAATTTTTTAAATTCACTCATTTATCCGCCCTTTTAATGACTGAAAATTAATGTTGATGTTGATGTTGATTTTCATTATCACATGATAGGAAAATAATATCTTATTTTTATGTCTTTCTTCTACGCCAAAAAGGATAAGTTTTATGCCAAAAAGTGTTTTAGGAACAGGGAAGCCATTTCTTCACTGTTCCTAAACGGTTGCGGATCAGATATTTGAATTCTTAAATATTCCGGACGACCGCTCCTTGATTTCGTCTTTCAGTACCTGAGCCGCACAATTAACCTCACAACAGTTAACCCGTTCAGCTAAAAGCTGAACATCAGGGCTTCAATTGGGGATTCCACACTACTTGAAGTAAAAATAGGAAGGGAGTGCCGCAAAACTACTTTCTTAGAGTAGTGAGCGGCGCTCCCTTTCCCAGATGCAGCCAATTATTCCGGTAATAATCCGGTATCTTTAAAAAGGCTGTCGCACTATGAACTATTTAGTCCGTTGTGCAACAAGCCCCGTCTTGGAATTTGATAAAGCATTATTAATTTTTAGTGCATTTCGATGGATTAACACCATATTTCTTTCTGAACTTTTCCGCAAAGTGGCTGGCATCGCTATAACCTACCAGCAATGCCGCTTCGGTAACCCTAAGCTTTTTATCTTCCATCAAGAAACGTGCCATCCCCAACCTTTTATCAATTATATAGGCATGAACAGGCACGCCAAACAATTTCTTAAAGCCTGTTTTTAGCTTGTATTCATTAATATGTACCAACCTGGCGAGCTTTCCTATCGTCGGTGGAGATGCAATATTTTCATCAAGAATTTTTCTGGCTTTATGAAGCGACTCCCTATCAGATGAAGAAAGTTTGGCTGAGGGATAATGCGATCCGCTTTCCAAGATTAACTCATTCATATAAACAGCAATCAGCTCTAATACTTTCCCTTCAAGGTAAATTCTCCTTATATGATCCCGGTAAGGACAATTAGCAATATCATTCAAAATCAACTTGACAGCCGGCGAAAATTTTCTCTTGTAAAAAGCACCGTTTCCATAAGATTGTCCGATACGGGAGTATCTTTTACCCATATGGTGAATAAAACTTGCTATTATTTCCGAGTCTAAATGTACTGTAAGCCCGTAAAACCGCTGTCCCGGATTATAGCTGCATATACTATTCCCCTTGTTGCCGTGGAAAATATAATTTTCCCCGCATTCTATCTCATATTCCTTTTTATTCCCTTCTAGTCTCCACCGGAACGCTTCTCCCAGACAAAAAGCAAGGCAATACTCGGGATTGCTTGGCCCTCCCCCCATCGTCATACCTTCAGAAAACGTCGCATCGGCTATAAATACTTCCATTGAGGGTTTAAGGATAATTCTTCGATAATAGCCTTTTCCGGCTTCTTCAGGTATTTTCATCTCTTTCTGAAACAAATTTGCTTTGTAAATACTATTTAACATAGTACATACAGGGCAATTGCTGTTTTTAGGATTATATACCTTATATTTTTGAACCGCATTCTCCATCATCATTACCCTTTCGGTGAAGATAAAATAATGATAATAATAATCATTCTCATTTTATGATATATCACCATACCTTATTAGTCAAATAAAATTTGTAGACTATTGTATGGTTCTATGCGGCAGAATGAATTAGCAACCGCAAGTATGATACGGCATTATCTATTTTAAAACCCAAGCTATCCTGTTAATAATTAAACTAAAAGGGGACATCTCTAAATAAATGGAGATGTCCCCTTTTAACCATTTTCATTCCCATATTATACCACACAGCTAATTAGTCAAGTAAACACTTCACCATTTTTCACATAAGTCATAATAAATATGTTGGTGCATTGTCAGCAGCCGGTTACACCGAATAATCTTAATACATAATTGTGATCTGTTTAGTCGCAGCGTCGTAGTCTACATTGGTGCCCAAGGTTTCGCTAACGAACCTTAGCGGCACAAAGGTACGTCCGGACGCCAACACCGCCGGAGCACTGTCGATGGACTTCGCCTGCCCGTCAATGAGCACTTTCGCAGAGCCGAGGGTCAGAACGATTTCCCTGTCGCCGTCTTTGATGGTAACCTGCTGTGTCTCAGGGTTCCAGTCTGTCTGTGCCCCCAAAGCCTCGCTGACAAACCTGATGGGTACAAGCGTCCGTCCCGCCTTGGTATCTACGCAAGGCGCGGCATCCAAAGTGTACGTGTTTCCCCCTACAGTTGCCGTTGTCTGTCCGATGGTCAGAATGATAACTTTTTTCTCCTTTGCTTTATTCTCTTCCATTTTCTTTTCTTCCTCGCTAAAAACGGCAAACTTCGTCAGATGATTGACTTGCGTTACAGCATACCACTTTCCATCCGTGCCCTGCTCGACGATCGTGGGCAGGTTCACCCATTTACCCGCCTCCTCGTCGTAATAGCGAATAACCGGTTGCTCACCTGCGGCTATCTTGGCCTGATCGTAGGCAATGCAAATAGTGACTGTCTTGCCGCCAAAGTCGCACCGGCCCGAAGTCGCGACTTCATAGATATCGCTCCCAAGCTTAACCCGCAAACCCTCGGAAACCAGTTTTTTTAAGTCGGCGGAACTCAGCTTTTCCACGCTGATTACGGCATCCCCGGGGAGTACCCCGGCCGCTATTTTCACCGTAGTCTGACCGTAAGTAACAGAACCACCGGTTGCAGCTTTAATGTTCTTACTTCTGCCGGTCACGGACGACGCCGACGATGCCCCGCCGCTGCTGCTGCCGCCACCTCCGCCGGATGGGTTAATCGTCTTCACAGTAAACACCTGCTCCGGACTGTCCCAGCGCAACTTTTCCACCAGCTGAGCACGTTTAGCCTGGAACTTCTGTTTTTCCTCCGCCGTGGCTGTTCCGTCTTTCACTTTTTTCTTCAGTTCAAAAAAATTCTCCGGATATACTTCCGGTTTAACGGTTATATTGACGGCCTTCCTACTGTGCTGATCCGTTACCTTAAAATTATAAAACAGGTTATTTTGTTCCCGCTGTTCCAGTGTAAAATTAGCAGTACCCACAATCGTTCCCAATGCTTCTTCTACTCCATCCGAGTAAGGACCTTCAACATAAATCCGATCCTGCTCCGGTATTGCACCGGGCCATAGCTCAGTTAAAGCCGCCTGCATGGCGCGGAAAGCAAAAGATCCACAAACACAAACCACCCCGTCTTCTTCTACGCCAACATCTGAATATGCAATCGTGCGCGTATTACCGTTTTGTTTAACCTGCAGGGAACCCAGCACAACATCATTAGCGCGGGCTGCAATTAAGTGAGAAATATTATCGTGCGGTAATAAAGAACGCTGTCCCGCTGCGGGGTATACATATTCCAGACCTTCCAGTACCGATGGGATCTTATTGTTGGTAAAAGCACCTTCAGAAAGCATAACCGGCACAATGATTACAGAAGCGTCGGGGTGAGCCGCTTGCTGCGCCATTACCACCGATCGAAGCCCCGGTTCGCCAACAGCGGCAAAACCATAGTCTACTTCCCAAAAACCATGTTCTTTTTGAAGTTTTTGCCCCAGCGAAGCCAGGTTATATTTCCAGACCGCCAGATCCTGAGCTGATGAAGTTCCGTGCGCGACCAGCACAACCACTTCTTGATCGGCTTGCCGGCTAACGGAAGCAATGCGATCATTTAAAATTCCGGCCACCAAAAGGTGCTCGTCCAACGCAGAGGTTAGCTCAATGTCAGCACTGCACTGAACCGGCTCCAATCCCTCCTCAGCCGCCTCCTCGGCAGTGATGGAACTGGGTAATCCCAGCATGAACTTAATTTCTTCTATATGACCCGAGGCTGAAGCAACAAAAATTGGTACGGCTATAATGCGTTTCACACCCTGTGCTTCCAGTTTCCGGACAGCAGTGGAAATATCTTCACCCGGAACAGGTTCCAGGAAACCATACTCTACCGGGAAAGGACCGCGTATGTTCTTAACCGCATCGCGTACCGGCTGGTTCCAATCGTCATCGGATGAGCCATGAGCCAGGACCAAAATACCGGTACTGTTTATCTGAGCCGTTTCAAGAGTGAACAGCTGATCCGGACTGCCCCAGCGCACTTTTTCCACCAACTGGGCACGCTTGGCTTGAAACTCCCGCATTTCCTCCGCCGTGGCTGTTCCGTCTTTCACTTTTTTCTTCAGTTCAAAAAAGTTTTCCGGATAAACTTCCGGTTTGACGGTAATATTGACAGCTTGTCCACTAAGCTTATCCGTCACTTTAAAATTATAAAACAGGTTGCTGTGTTCCCGCTGTTCCAGAGTAAAATTGCCGGTACCCGCAATTGTTTCCAATGCATCTTCCACTCCGTGCGAGTAAGGACCTTCAACGTAAATCCGGTCCCGCTCCGGTATTTCGCCGGGCCATAGCTCAGCTAGAGCCACCTGCATAGCACGAAAGGCAAAGGATCCACAAATACAAATTTTCCCATCCGGCTCAACCGCCACATCGGTATAGTTAATTCGGGAAATTTCGCCCCCCGTTTTAATCTCCAAAGGCGGCAGAACCACGTCATTCACTCTTAGCTCAATAAAGCGGGCAATATTGGAGTGCGGCAGCAAAGCTCTGTTGCCGGCCCCGGGATAGCGGTAATCCAATCCATTTAACAAATTATGGGGTATTACCGTGTCGGTAAAGTACCCTTCACTCAGCATCACCGGTACCACCAGCACGTCCCCCTGATAAACGGCTTCATAGACAGAATCGCGCACCGTGGGCTCACCCATAAGTGCAAAGCCGTAGCCGGCATCCTTCAGACCAAGTAAATCTTTCAAGTAGCCGGCCAAAGATGCAAAGGTTTCCCGCGATTTATGCCGGCCTTCCTCGGTATCCGAACCGTGCCCCACCAGCACGGCTACTTCATTGCCCGGATTCTCGCTGATGGTCTCTAACCGGTCAGCCAAGATTCCCGCCACCATTACATTGTCATCCATAGCCGGAGTGAGCACGATCTCAACCTCGGTGTCCACCGGCGTCAGTTCCTCTTCTTCAGTGTCACCCCCGCCTCCGCCGGGATGCCCTCCGGCGGATTCCTCCGCTTCCGGCAGGTCAGGTCTTAAACCCAACACATATTTTATTTCCTCGATGTGGTTGGAATAAGAAGAAATAAACAAAGGCACAGCAATAATTCTATCAACACCCCGTGCTTCTAAAGCTGCCACTGCGTCATGAATATTTGGCTCGGCGAACTCCAAGAAACCCAATTCCACGGGATAAGACAGACTCACCTCTTCCACCGCCTGCTGTACGTCGTCGTTCCAGAAAGTTTCGTCGGAGCCGTGAGCCACCACCAGAACCCCAATGTTTTCTTCCGCAGCACCGCAAAACGGGACAACAGAAAGTACGGCCATAAACAGCAGCAAGACCACCGCCAGCCCTTTGACACCGGACCTAAACATTCTACTCATCCTTTCAGCTGATTAATCAATCATTATGCGCTTTCT
This genomic interval from Desulfoscipio sp. XC116 contains the following:
- a CDS encoding energy-coupling factor transporter transmembrane component T, which translates into the protein MSRAGATHKQIERVDGRTVLFLTVCSCLVSFLTTDLLAHAIFTFCLLLILCFFGLVKQGICCFLVYLTAIFGLYTEIKYGISFPSPLLLSIIYKLILPAMPVYLLFRIPSGKLTASLRKLPLPTKAMLVLVVMLRFAPTVVHEFGEVKEAMRVRGFLRSFGTVLRHPLNTLEYAIVPMVFRSLKIADELSASAIVRGIESPCDKQSYYVSRINLLDTFLMLFSAAALICCIML
- a CDS encoding MptD family putative ECF transporter S component, with the translated sequence MESAVQNQKKKFGIRDIMTIAAMMVICFSIMMVVGSFTLPFPLVYLYGAAGIDGFICAIFFLVASYRVNKHGLIFAWAGIYGLIQGVMGYMFLLPYFLVVGALAEASMIGKDTYRNPIRTRIGWTINCVGNFVGCAVPLWWAWDSYSAMAVESGFTAETLNMQISMVTSPALMLLGAAITAILTILGTLFGQRLLRKHFKKSGIVG
- a CDS encoding AraC family transcriptional regulator, which translates into the protein MNKTGFCPDWYGKGVKLLKQHFGCSVISYQCNGTGMLHDYALFPGINLIFMDFNCADTFDEPSEVRNILELRHYQEGRIEFEFDGQKVFHLQQDEFCINALMNMPARYSFPFEYCTGLSLIIDRDALTDETISQLAPYQIDLSALEYDLDLERQWYICKTPSTMLHIFNELYAAKGNEPVEYFRIKALELLYHAGKLWKGDRVAATYYSREHIDIVKRVRRIMLDDLSSNIPLEKMLRGEHISTVTFQAIFKQIYGRSPYAYLKRYKMNSAAVQLCESSESINQIALSLGYSNASKFARAFQDVFRILPRAYRSQKKSI
- a CDS encoding class I SAM-dependent methyltransferase, with product MTKSRADKEAAFWDRFAKYYDRFMSHIYQGQYKDILKMIDDELGKDKMVLEIGTGTGKIAIDISPKAKKVIACDLSPHMIKLAEEKAHAKQINNIAFSVQDAYYLDFPDNSFDVVVACNMLHVVQQPGKVLSSIKRVLKQDGVVVVPTYCHGQNFSSRTVSKTMGIVGFRAYSRWSADSLQAFLEDQGYIVIKNFLLKSTPPLLYIVCKKI
- a CDS encoding L-2-amino-thiazoline-4-carboxylic acid hydrolase, with product MKKEAKLVGTWKIYMQWTRETAIHHVGRDCYARFYAASLAELESVMIDLPVYKKSVNAMFFHAVPFMISQYRALQKQMGFDRERAYAALADIVCDQFRKEVESSGVMKFLSRNMFRFPKFIIRLFTKQFDVKEPHGWLFNFPAEDFFMGQNCVQCGALLWLEKQGCPEICRILCATDYISAEYLRGLKFIRTKTLAYGDDMCDFKYYRVEKCPEIDPAVLK
- a CDS encoding MATE family efflux transporter: MSDNRKDLLEMSMGRLFMKLGIPAMVGMLAVGLYNMVDAIFVGQLISAEGVGAIVLAYNITLLNMACAMLFAMGAVSVLSRAIGEKDQKTINKLFGNVLIGTSALSILLTVIVYNFAGPMLEFMGAEGEILDLGTRYLKIISLGFVFEALGPALNFLIRGEGRMKRAMKIIISGVLINIILVPILIKVFEMGIEGAALATIIAQFFVVIGDVAYFQSGKSVIKISKQSFKMSFDIMPKILNVGFSGMVMQIMPAIQMSLMFKVLSYYGGSNSVIIMGASYRVMMFAFIALWGIAQGVQPIIGANYGAGRFDRVKTAFLSFTGIATGIASVLWLGFMLFPEFILSWFITDASLAQLGIGRFRIFLGIFLLYGFMAIGIVFFQALGKGSKAAILVMGRQVLFFIPIVLLLPKFMGETGAWIAMPLGDLLTIILSIFLIIREFAALNRLRASKSTPVNYG
- a CDS encoding AraC family transcriptional regulator, whose translation is MMMENAVQKYKVYNPKNSNCPVCTMLNSIYKANLFQKEMKIPEEAGKGYYRRIILKPSMEVFIADATFSEGMTMGGGPSNPEYCLAFCLGEAFRWRLEGNKKEYEIECGENYIFHGNKGNSICSYNPGQRFYGLTVHLDSEIIASFIHHMGKRYSRIGQSYGNGAFYKRKFSPAVKLILNDIANCPYRDHIRRIYLEGKVLELIAVYMNELILESGSHYPSAKLSSSDRESLHKARKILDENIASPPTIGKLARLVHINEYKLKTGFKKLFGVPVHAYIIDKRLGMARFLMEDKKLRVTEAALLVGYSDASHFAEKFRKKYGVNPSKCTKN
- a CDS encoding CbiX/SirB N-terminal domain-containing protein; the protein is MFRSGVKGLAVVLLLFMAVLSVVPFCGAAEENIGVLVVAHGSDETFWNDDVQQAVEEVSLSYPVELGFLEFAEPNIHDAVAALEARGVDRIIAVPLFISSYSNHIEEIKYVLGLRPDLPEAEESAGGHPGGGGGDTEEEELTPVDTEVEIVLTPAMDDNVMVAGILADRLETISENPGNEVAVLVGHGSDTEEGRHKSRETFASLAGYLKDLLGLKDAGYGFALMGEPTVRDSVYEAVYQGDVLVVPVMLSEGYFTDTVIPHNLLNGLDYRYPGAGNRALLPHSNIARFIELRVNDVVLPPLEIKTGGEISRINYTDVAVEPDGKICICGSFAFRAMQVALAELWPGEIPERDRIYVEGPYSHGVEDALETIAGTGNFTLEQREHSNLFYNFKVTDKLSGQAVNITVKPEVYPENFFELKKKVKDGTATAEEMREFQAKRAQLVEKVRWGSPDQLFTLETAQINSTGILVLAHGSSDDDWNQPVRDAVKNIRGPFPVEYGFLEPVPGEDISTAVRKLEAQGVKRIIAVPIFVASASGHIEEIKFMLGLPSSITAEEAAEEGLEPVQCSADIELTSALDEHLLVAGILNDRIASVSRQADQEVVVLVAHGTSSAQDLAVWKYNLASLGQKLQKEHGFWEVDYGFAAVGEPGLRSVVMAQQAAHPDASVIIVPVMLSEGAFTNNKIPSVLEGLEYVYPAAGQRSLLPHDNISHLIAARANDVVLGSLQVKQNGNTRTIAYSDVGVEEDGVVCVCGSFAFRAMQAALTELWPGAIPEQDRIYVEGPYSDGVEEALGTIVGTANFTLEQREQNNLFYNFKVTDQHSRKAVNITVKPEVYPENFFELKKKVKDGTATAEEKQKFQAKRAQLVEKLRWDSPEQVFTVKTINPSGGGGGSSSGGASSASSVTGRSKNIKAATGGSVTYGQTTVKIAAGVLPGDAVISVEKLSSADLKKLVSEGLRVKLGSDIYEVATSGRCDFGGKTVTICIAYDQAKIAAGEQPVIRYYDEEAGKWVNLPTIVEQGTDGKWYAVTQVNHLTKFAVFSEEEKKMEENKAKEKKVIILTIGQTTATVGGNTYTLDAAPCVDTKAGRTLVPIRFVSEALGAQTDWNPETQQVTIKDGDREIVLTLGSAKVLIDGQAKSIDSAPAVLASGRTFVPLRFVSETLGTNVDYDAATKQITIMY